A single region of the Corallococcus caeni genome encodes:
- a CDS encoding FG-GAP-like repeat-containing protein translates to MRCFRSRLARSVALSSLSATLFLACGPEGGELPSSDALLGQSRALAVTGHKAFRVMTYNVRGPVDTGVRAWSNRKAAVIQRILVNNADIVGVQEAQAPSGGPSIPADLIAGLTGTDKPYGVHNPGGGSPKLIFFKKSRFEIASEVGQGNEALVNPYASTATCFSHAEGKKISWVGLRDLTSGQVYFVANTHFAYGAECSLGRLKEAEQMASFLATKPGGLPVIAMGDFNSDAQGQSTPGEATIENLEAGARLFRTARFDGVTGVDDATFNNAWSGSTSTNYQRLDYIFHNGGELTSSAPAIDRTESGGLTPSDHYPVLATLRPALFSAGSTLSPTPNGTSTGTQLFFADVDGDGCADRITWNYAVGEGETWVAKSKCDGGFMAAVKNTGATSGVATTRFFFADVTGDGCADKVLWRPNLGDGEVRIYPAKCDGTFGDRVAVTQAASTSDATRFLFADVTGDGCADLVRWNPTLKSGAFDTFVSRCNGTVSFGAAVTSTTGANTSAGTRVYFADVDGDGKADRVLWNPDQEGGRTRVYRSTGAGAFALFFLHEAGTSGVDTSRFYFADVDGDGKADKLFWRPGFREGRMQVYPSTGTNFASSPVMDNTGFSNSENTGFFFADIDGRDGADKVYWNPNNYDGDTKVFRALAP, encoded by the coding sequence ATGCGATGCTTCCGTTCCCGTCTCGCGCGCTCCGTCGCGCTGTCCTCCTTGTCCGCCACGCTGTTCCTGGCCTGTGGGCCGGAAGGGGGCGAGCTGCCGTCCAGCGACGCGTTGCTCGGGCAGTCGCGGGCGCTGGCGGTGACGGGCCACAAGGCGTTCCGGGTGATGACGTACAACGTGCGGGGCCCGGTGGACACGGGCGTGCGCGCGTGGAGCAACCGCAAGGCGGCGGTCATCCAGCGCATCCTCGTGAACAACGCGGACATCGTGGGCGTGCAGGAGGCCCAGGCGCCCTCCGGCGGGCCCAGCATCCCCGCGGACCTCATCGCGGGGCTGACGGGCACGGACAAGCCCTACGGCGTCCACAACCCGGGCGGTGGCAGCCCCAAGCTCATCTTCTTCAAGAAGAGCCGCTTTGAAATCGCTTCCGAGGTGGGCCAGGGCAACGAGGCGCTCGTGAATCCCTATGCATCCACCGCCACGTGCTTCAGCCACGCGGAAGGGAAGAAAATCTCCTGGGTGGGCCTGCGCGACCTGACGTCGGGCCAGGTGTACTTCGTGGCCAACACGCACTTCGCCTACGGGGCGGAGTGTTCGCTGGGGCGGCTCAAGGAGGCGGAGCAGATGGCGTCGTTCCTCGCCACGAAGCCCGGCGGGCTGCCGGTCATCGCCATGGGGGACTTCAACTCCGACGCGCAGGGGCAGTCCACGCCGGGGGAGGCCACCATCGAGAACCTGGAGGCCGGGGCCCGGCTGTTCCGCACCGCGCGCTTCGACGGCGTGACGGGAGTGGACGACGCCACGTTCAACAACGCGTGGAGCGGCTCCACGTCCACGAACTACCAGCGGCTGGACTACATCTTCCACAACGGGGGCGAGCTCACCTCGTCCGCGCCCGCCATCGACCGGACGGAGAGCGGCGGCCTCACGCCGTCGGACCACTACCCGGTGCTCGCCACCCTCCGCCCCGCCCTCTTCTCCGCGGGCTCCACCCTCTCCCCTACGCCCAACGGCACGTCCACGGGCACGCAGCTGTTCTTCGCGGACGTGGACGGTGACGGCTGCGCGGACCGCATCACCTGGAACTACGCGGTGGGCGAGGGCGAGACGTGGGTGGCGAAGTCGAAGTGCGACGGCGGCTTCATGGCGGCGGTGAAGAACACGGGCGCGACCAGCGGGGTCGCCACCACGCGCTTCTTCTTCGCGGACGTCACCGGCGACGGCTGCGCGGACAAGGTCCTCTGGCGTCCCAACCTGGGGGACGGCGAGGTGCGCATCTACCCCGCGAAGTGCGACGGCACCTTCGGCGACCGCGTGGCCGTCACGCAGGCGGCCAGCACCAGCGACGCCACGCGCTTCCTCTTCGCGGACGTCACCGGCGACGGGTGCGCGGACCTGGTGCGCTGGAACCCCACGCTGAAGTCCGGCGCCTTCGACACCTTCGTGTCCAGGTGCAACGGCACAGTGTCCTTCGGCGCCGCTGTGACGAGCACGACGGGAGCGAACACCAGCGCGGGCACGCGCGTGTACTTCGCGGACGTGGACGGTGACGGCAAGGCGGACCGCGTGCTGTGGAACCCGGACCAGGAGGGGGGACGCACGCGCGTGTACCGCTCCACCGGCGCGGGGGCCTTCGCGCTGTTCTTCCTGCACGAGGCGGGCACCAGCGGCGTGGACACGTCCCGCTTCTACTTCGCGGACGTGGACGGCGACGGCAAGGCGGACAAGCTCTTCTGGCGGCCGGGCTTCCGCGAGGGCCGCATGCAGGTGTACCCCAGCACCGGC
- a CDS encoding cell wall anchor protein: MTFFNRNVSRMLCSVSLFALAGCGPLDADAPSLPEQEVATARQAVSTIAYRSSATAGGSTRTSLSIAKPTGTAVGDVLLARIINRNNVAAVATPPAGWTLLRSDQSASQIKAWVFYKVATASEPSSYAFTLDIASYMAGSISAFSGADTANPIDAQTGQKNGLTSSFNTPALTTSTANGVAVWFGSQLWTGAACPDSPIVPPAGFTEPVDTCLVSSSTGVIYDVAYKDLGAAGAQGSFNGSSPYAETNIAQVVALRAANASASCSVGDTFSTAYTTQGTVTATALVEPSGLAASRLTPGVLYAHNEDTTAIVAISTADASTKGTFNVSNVTPADWEDVASGPCPAGQCIYMGDIGRSSANFPTPPSTFAVYRIPEPDIGAGQTSGNLTAEAFPFQYPDTPKDAETIMVHPTTGDIYIITKSYAGASKVYKFPQPLPTPGTMSTLVFVANLPLPTTTDTNYGAATSGAIHPCANRFLLRTYRKVYEFRAAPGAAFETAFAATPVSLTDTVEGQGEAIEYDPTGTAYYTMSESPSPFKLKRVVRQ, encoded by the coding sequence TTGACGTTCTTCAACCGGAATGTTTCACGCATGCTGTGCTCGGTGTCACTGTTCGCGCTCGCGGGGTGCGGGCCGCTGGACGCGGACGCCCCTTCTCTCCCCGAGCAGGAGGTCGCCACCGCCCGGCAGGCGGTGTCCACCATCGCGTACCGGAGCAGCGCCACGGCGGGCGGCAGCACGCGCACGTCGCTGAGCATCGCGAAGCCCACGGGCACGGCGGTGGGTGACGTGCTGCTCGCGCGCATCATCAACCGCAACAACGTGGCCGCGGTGGCGACGCCGCCCGCGGGCTGGACGCTGCTGCGCTCGGACCAGAGCGCGTCGCAGATCAAGGCGTGGGTCTTCTACAAGGTGGCCACCGCCTCCGAGCCGTCCTCGTACGCGTTCACGCTGGACATCGCCAGCTACATGGCCGGCAGCATCTCCGCGTTCTCCGGCGCGGACACGGCCAACCCCATCGACGCGCAGACGGGCCAGAAGAACGGCCTCACCTCCAGCTTCAACACGCCCGCGCTCACCACCAGCACCGCCAACGGCGTCGCGGTGTGGTTCGGCTCGCAGCTGTGGACCGGCGCCGCGTGCCCGGACAGCCCCATCGTCCCGCCCGCGGGCTTCACCGAGCCCGTGGACACCTGCCTCGTGTCCTCGTCCACGGGCGTCATCTACGACGTCGCCTACAAGGACCTGGGCGCCGCGGGCGCGCAGGGCTCGTTCAACGGCTCGTCCCCCTACGCGGAGACGAACATCGCGCAGGTCGTCGCGCTGCGCGCGGCCAACGCCTCCGCGTCCTGCTCCGTGGGGGACACCTTCTCCACCGCGTACACCACGCAGGGCACCGTGACGGCCACCGCGCTGGTGGAGCCGTCGGGCCTGGCCGCCAGTCGCCTCACGCCGGGCGTCCTCTACGCGCACAATGAGGACACCACCGCCATCGTCGCCATCAGCACCGCGGACGCGAGCACGAAGGGCACCTTCAACGTGTCCAACGTGACGCCCGCGGACTGGGAGGACGTCGCCAGCGGCCCGTGCCCCGCCGGCCAGTGCATCTACATGGGCGACATCGGCCGCTCGAGCGCCAACTTCCCCACGCCGCCGTCCACCTTCGCCGTCTACCGCATCCCGGAACCCGACATCGGCGCGGGCCAGACGAGCGGCAACCTCACCGCCGAGGCCTTCCCGTTCCAGTACCCGGACACGCCCAAGGACGCGGAGACCATCATGGTCCACCCCACCACGGGCGACATCTACATCATCACCAAGTCCTACGCGGGCGCGAGCAAGGTCTACAAGTTCCCCCAGCCGCTGCCCACGCCGGGCACCATGAGCACGCTCGTGTTCGTGGCCAACCTCCCGCTGCCCACCACCACGGACACCAACTACGGCGCGGCCACGTCCGGCGCCATCCACCCGTGCGCCAACCGCTTCCTGCTGCGCACCTACCGCAAGGTGTATGAGTTCCGCGCCGCCCCCGGCGCGGCCTTCGAGACCGCGTTCGCCGCCACGCCCGTTTCCCTGACGGACACCGTGGAGGGCCAGGGCGAGGCCATCGAGTACGACCCGACCGGCACGGCCTATTACACGATGAGCGAGTCCCCCTCGCCCTTCAAGCTCAAGCGCGTCGTGCGCCAGTAG
- a CDS encoding DUF938 domain-containing protein, with protein MKRHASATERNREPLLTVLREVLPASGTLLEVASGTGQHAAFFARAFPGLTWQPTDGDPAALESIDAWRAEEGLSNLLPARLLDAASEAWPVAHADAMLCVNMIHIAPWAACQGLMRGAARVLRPGGRLVLYGPYFVEGKDTAPSNLAFDESLRARDPAWGVRELGAVTAEAARHGLQRERVVEMPSNNLTVVFSR; from the coding sequence ATGAAGCGCCATGCCTCCGCCACCGAACGCAACCGCGAACCGCTGCTCACCGTCCTCCGGGAGGTGCTGCCCGCGTCGGGCACGCTGCTGGAGGTGGCGAGCGGCACCGGCCAGCACGCCGCCTTCTTCGCGCGGGCCTTCCCGGGGCTGACCTGGCAGCCGACGGACGGGGACCCGGCGGCGCTGGAGAGCATCGACGCGTGGCGTGCGGAGGAGGGGCTGTCCAACCTCCTGCCCGCCCGCCTGCTGGATGCGGCTTCGGAAGCGTGGCCGGTGGCGCACGCGGACGCCATGCTCTGCGTGAACATGATCCACATCGCGCCGTGGGCGGCCTGCCAGGGCTTGATGCGGGGTGCGGCGCGGGTGCTGCGTCCGGGCGGCCGGCTGGTGCTGTACGGGCCCTACTTCGTGGAGGGGAAGGACACCGCGCCCAGCAACCTCGCCTTCGACGAATCACTGCGCGCGCGCGACCCGGCGTGGGGCGTGCGCGAGCTGGGCGCGGTGACGGCCGAGGCCGCGCGCCACGGGCTCCAGCGCGAGCGCGTGGTGGAGATGCCCAGCAACAACCTCACGGTGGTGTTCAGCCGTTAG
- a CDS encoding tetratricopeptide repeat protein translates to MWTGLLLLVALAAGEPLEDARQSFAAGRYAEAEQQALQAEPSGAALYLVGLARFRTGRPEEALEAFDAAGHAPDAPEPDAWNFNRGACLYALGRFVEAEEAFASVREGAPLARAAWINAGFAAFDAGAPDRAAQWAERAAAGASTEEALQVEELRALLAPVANEGDEAYRQGLASFDAGRFDEARALFLRAATRQPDSGRARLMAGASAWRLGSRTEAREDLTAALKLTLSPLDRRTAHQYLDLLSYGLRSSGPGAWASASLGPGFDSNVLQVGVAARDVSGANADVVTASAFAEASVGLTARLRLSDRLFAALSYGGSQRAYSGSSVRDYSLQLHRATAAVEWEAARQVRVGILAGGDLFFTGLEDFRGLQASVNANAWLAWDETAHTTTRLDLGAAGKDGLGEEFAYLTGPRLDATLSQEWRLGLANVTAWYRYRQDRIGTLEQSFTSVDETLASRTYVIPFGFTGHAVGASGRWQPLPWLTASLDADVEWRRYLEDNSLRVVTTGGDTETWNVRRRHDTRFVLGPTVSARLSGHLRLTARYELLVNRSNIDMRLTDDDAAACEGAAHLCHAYDATNGNYEKHGVMLQLEAAW, encoded by the coding sequence GTGTGGACGGGCCTGCTGCTCCTGGTGGCGCTCGCGGCCGGGGAGCCGTTGGAGGACGCGCGCCAGTCCTTCGCGGCGGGCCGGTACGCGGAAGCCGAACAGCAGGCGCTCCAGGCCGAGCCGTCGGGCGCCGCGCTGTACCTCGTGGGCCTGGCCCGCTTCCGCACCGGCCGCCCTGAGGAAGCGCTGGAAGCCTTCGATGCCGCGGGGCATGCGCCGGATGCTCCGGAGCCCGACGCCTGGAACTTCAACCGGGGCGCGTGTCTCTACGCACTGGGCCGCTTCGTGGAAGCAGAGGAGGCCTTCGCCAGCGTCCGTGAAGGTGCCCCGCTCGCCCGTGCGGCGTGGATCAACGCGGGCTTCGCCGCGTTCGACGCGGGCGCCCCGGACCGCGCCGCGCAGTGGGCGGAGCGAGCCGCGGCGGGTGCCTCCACGGAAGAGGCCCTGCAGGTGGAGGAGCTGCGCGCCCTGCTCGCCCCCGTCGCGAACGAAGGGGACGAGGCCTACCGCCAGGGGCTCGCATCCTTCGACGCCGGCCGCTTCGACGAGGCCCGAGCGCTCTTCCTGCGCGCGGCGACGCGACAGCCCGACTCCGGCAGGGCCCGGCTCATGGCGGGCGCGTCCGCCTGGCGCCTGGGCTCGCGCACGGAGGCCCGCGAGGACCTCACGGCGGCGCTGAAACTGACGTTGAGCCCGCTGGACCGCAGGACGGCGCACCAGTACCTGGACCTGCTGTCCTACGGCCTGCGCTCCAGCGGCCCGGGCGCCTGGGCCTCCGCGAGCCTGGGGCCCGGCTTCGACAGCAACGTGCTCCAGGTGGGCGTCGCGGCGCGCGACGTGTCCGGCGCGAACGCGGACGTGGTGACCGCGAGCGCCTTCGCCGAAGCCAGCGTGGGCCTCACCGCGCGCCTCCGCCTGTCCGACCGGCTCTTCGCGGCCCTGTCCTACGGCGGCAGCCAGCGCGCCTACTCCGGATCCTCCGTGCGGGACTACTCGCTCCAGCTCCACCGCGCGACGGCGGCCGTGGAGTGGGAGGCCGCTCGCCAGGTGCGCGTGGGGATCCTCGCGGGGGGAGACCTCTTCTTCACCGGCCTGGAGGACTTCCGGGGGCTCCAGGCCTCCGTGAACGCCAACGCCTGGCTCGCCTGGGATGAAACCGCACACACCACCACGCGGCTGGACCTGGGCGCCGCGGGCAAGGACGGGCTCGGCGAGGAGTTCGCCTACCTCACCGGCCCGCGCCTGGACGCGACGCTGTCGCAGGAGTGGCGCCTGGGGCTCGCGAACGTCACTGCGTGGTACCGCTACCGGCAGGACCGCATCGGCACGCTGGAGCAGTCCTTCACCAGCGTGGACGAAACCCTCGCGTCGCGGACGTATGTCATTCCCTTCGGGTTCACCGGCCACGCCGTGGGCGCCTCCGGCCGGTGGCAACCCCTGCCATGGCTCACCGCCAGCCTGGACGCGGACGTGGAGTGGCGCCGCTACCTGGAGGACAACTCGCTGCGCGTCGTGACGACCGGGGGCGACACCGAGACATGGAACGTCCGCCGCCGCCACGACACGCGCTTCGTGCTGGGCCCCACCGTGAGCGCCCGGCTGTCGGGCCACCTGCGCCTCACCGCGCGCTACGAATTGCTGGTGAACCGCTCCAACATCGACATGCGGCTGACGGACGACGACGCCGCGGCCTGCGAGGGCGCGGCGCACCTCTGCCACGCGTACGACGCCACGAACGGCAACTACGAGAAGCACGGCGTGATGCTCCAGCTCGAAGCCGCGTGGTGA